A region of Bacteroidota bacterium DNA encodes the following proteins:
- a CDS encoding LytTR family DNA-binding domain-containing protein → MRVAIIDDEINNIETLKLLLKKSGKDIQVIGEASSAEEGLKMILKNKGKIDILFLDIQMPNGDGFYLLSQLDKFDFRIIFVTAYDQFAIQAIRFSALDYLLKPVDPKELYESLDRFVSLQGNQKDTDKLSSFRDMLAQNKNLFERVAISSYTDVEFVHIKDICYLKSDNNYTSVYTNDNAPLISSKNIGYYEELFENHPFCRIHNSYLVNLNKVKKYVKGKAGYLEMENGIQLEISVRRKEEVLSRLKII, encoded by the coding sequence ATGAGAGTAGCCATCATTGATGATGAGATAAATAATATTGAGACGTTAAAACTATTATTGAAGAAATCCGGAAAGGATATACAGGTGATAGGTGAAGCTTCTTCAGCCGAAGAAGGATTAAAAATGATCCTTAAGAACAAGGGCAAAATAGATATTCTATTTCTAGATATACAAATGCCAAATGGAGATGGTTTTTATTTGCTGAGCCAACTGGATAAATTTGATTTCAGAATCATTTTTGTAACTGCATACGATCAGTTTGCGATACAAGCTATTCGGTTTTCGGCTCTCGATTATTTGTTAAAACCGGTTGATCCCAAAGAACTTTATGAGTCTCTGGACAGGTTTGTTTCTTTACAGGGCAACCAAAAAGATACCGATAAACTCTCTTCATTCCGCGATATGCTTGCGCAGAACAAAAACTTGTTTGAACGTGTGGCCATTTCCAGTTATACGGATGTGGAATTCGTTCACATTAAAGATATCTGCTACTTAAAAAGCGACAACAATTATACTTCTGTTTATACAAATGATAACGCACCGCTCATCTCCTCCAAAAATATAGGATACTATGAAGAACTGTTCGAAAACCATCCTTTCTGCCGCATTCACAACTCCTATCTTGTGAACCTCAACAAAGTAAAAAAATATGTAAAAGGCAAGGCTGGTTATTTAGAGATGGAAAATGGAATACAACTGGAAATTTCAGTAAGAAGAAAAGAGGAAGTGCTGTCAAGGTTAAAGATTATCTAA
- a CDS encoding histidine kinase translates to MKQKLIYLFTPYVCCFSLLFLLQQKVLSQHYEFKNISGKNGLVGSGVFSSVEDEKGYMWFVTNKAICRFDGTHFKVFGYDEGYTEIGGYHLYKDKRNRIWVISFNFNLFYFDGTNFRQFKGIENPCWIAEDQSGCVWIGTRESLYYKVYHDMIVDSIVNTGPHQSILYNFTIKNRDSIISTHIDNIKEIIHGKVHILPIQSNRKYYIAPRLFLLKNGNVLIASEEGIYSKNPSENKVTLVYPIHQNEVICFFEDTLSNDIWIGTRSGGAIRFKKGIIHPSNTEKYFTNISIHSIIKNREGLYWFCTDMGGIYYGNFIAQHVNTMDGIPSNDIRFVQNSNDDIYFVTRNGKFNLLFNHKIVKLKQNISAEEFIRLIHVYKTTDQNIYFTSIGSNILYKLWERTFTRMNYPDVRLYVPFKNQSSLYYISSALFKESPHKSIYPYDTVNSLLGYPSISALPQLNIGDSAFYYVLDNLCLKIIIRKNQRFFEKIHLPYALSQMDITQKGTIILQTKQKGIILMKNNTYEYVNTSNGLINDYCNKIYYNDHKIWVCTDNGLSKVILDTNDHLVRVENYTSANFLIADEVRDILAYKGKIYVATAGGLSFFDEKEIKKNTFIQPQVYIRTISINSKDTSTYIDHYILPYNENNISVSYATISFNGSAGNLFKYKLDGVDQEFNYTTNTTIRFANLNPGGYRFVVYVRNNFGNWSPPTVTYFTILKPYWKTWWFISLYVFASVAAIAYFVLQKIKRVRKENKFKHQLVQSELRALRLYMNPHFIFNSLNSLQMFILKNNVEEAGSYILSFSRVIRMIMKYSSRSSITIEEEKELLTKYIHLEQRRFTEAFEFSITIDPEIDTLNTHIPTLIIQPFVENAIKHGLSGMSNNGKLLIEFIRQDSFICCVITDNGIGREKAKKKQLSMNNNEDSTGIRYIEDRLKLLAQDKNIRPVEIVDLYEDEIALGTRVKLLIPIL, encoded by the coding sequence GTGAAACAAAAACTCATTTACTTATTCACACCCTATGTGTGCTGTTTCTCTCTTCTATTCCTCCTGCAACAAAAAGTCTTAAGTCAGCATTACGAGTTTAAAAATATCAGCGGAAAAAACGGACTTGTTGGCTCCGGGGTTTTCTCTTCGGTAGAAGATGAAAAAGGATATATGTGGTTTGTTACCAACAAAGCTATTTGCCGATTTGACGGAACTCATTTTAAAGTATTCGGATATGACGAAGGGTATACCGAAATAGGTGGCTATCATCTTTACAAAGACAAACGGAACCGAATATGGGTAATTAGTTTTAACTTTAACCTGTTTTATTTTGACGGAACTAATTTCAGGCAGTTCAAAGGAATTGAGAATCCTTGCTGGATTGCAGAAGATCAATCAGGTTGTGTATGGATTGGAACACGGGAAAGTCTCTATTATAAAGTGTATCATGATATGATTGTCGATAGCATAGTTAATACGGGACCACATCAATCCATTTTATACAACTTTACAATAAAAAACCGTGATTCTATTATTTCCACACACATAGATAATATCAAGGAAATCATACATGGAAAGGTACATATTCTCCCTATTCAAAGCAACCGTAAGTATTATATTGCACCACGATTGTTCCTTCTCAAAAACGGGAATGTATTAATTGCTTCTGAAGAAGGAATCTATTCCAAAAACCCATCCGAAAATAAGGTCACATTAGTCTACCCTATTCATCAGAATGAAGTTATCTGTTTCTTTGAAGATACACTAAGCAATGATATATGGATAGGTACCAGATCCGGTGGTGCTATCCGTTTTAAAAAGGGCATAATTCATCCTAGTAATACCGAAAAATATTTTACCAATATATCTATTCATTCTATCATCAAAAATAGGGAAGGGTTGTATTGGTTTTGCACAGACATGGGAGGTATCTATTATGGAAATTTTATTGCACAACATGTGAATACAATGGATGGTATACCATCTAATGACATCAGGTTTGTACAAAATTCCAATGACGATATTTATTTTGTGACACGAAATGGGAAATTTAACCTTCTCTTCAACCATAAAATAGTAAAACTTAAACAAAATATTTCTGCCGAAGAATTCATACGTCTGATCCATGTTTATAAAACAACTGATCAGAATATCTATTTTACATCCATTGGTTCAAACATATTATATAAGCTTTGGGAAAGAACTTTTACACGAATGAACTATCCTGATGTAAGACTTTATGTTCCCTTCAAAAACCAGTCTTCTCTCTATTATATAAGCTCTGCACTTTTTAAGGAGAGCCCCCATAAATCCATTTACCCATACGACACCGTTAACTCCTTGCTTGGATATCCTAGTATCTCTGCTTTACCTCAACTGAATATAGGAGACTCTGCATTCTATTATGTGTTAGATAACTTATGCTTGAAAATAATCATCAGGAAAAATCAAAGATTCTTCGAAAAAATACATTTGCCTTATGCTCTTTCGCAAATGGATATTACCCAAAAAGGAACCATTATACTCCAAACCAAACAAAAAGGAATCATTTTAATGAAGAATAATACATATGAGTATGTGAATACCAGTAACGGCCTCATTAATGACTATTGTAATAAAATATATTATAACGATCATAAAATATGGGTATGCACAGATAATGGGCTTAGTAAAGTAATACTGGATACAAACGATCATTTGGTACGCGTAGAAAATTATACCTCTGCTAACTTTCTCATTGCAGATGAAGTGAGGGACATACTCGCCTACAAAGGCAAAATATATGTTGCTACTGCAGGAGGTTTAAGCTTTTTTGATGAGAAAGAAATTAAAAAAAATACATTCATACAGCCACAGGTATATATCAGAACTATTTCTATTAATTCAAAAGATACAAGCACCTATATTGATCACTATATTCTTCCTTATAATGAAAATAATATTTCTGTAAGCTATGCTACCATTTCTTTTAACGGATCTGCAGGTAACCTATTTAAATATAAGCTGGATGGAGTCGATCAGGAATTTAATTACACCACTAATACCACTATACGGTTTGCCAATCTCAACCCGGGTGGTTACCGATTTGTAGTATATGTGCGAAACAATTTTGGCAACTGGAGCCCGCCAACAGTTACCTATTTCACTATTTTAAAACCTTACTGGAAAACCTGGTGGTTTATTAGCTTATATGTATTTGCATCCGTAGCCGCTATTGCATACTTTGTTCTGCAGAAGATAAAAAGGGTGAGAAAAGAAAACAAATTCAAACACCAACTGGTGCAAAGTGAATTACGTGCGCTACGCTTATACATGAACCCTCACTTTATTTTTAACTCTCTCAACTCTCTGCAGATGTTTATCCTCAAGAACAATGTAGAAGAGGCTGGTTCGTATATTCTTTCTTTTTCCCGGGTAATACGCATGATTATGAAATATTCATCGCGCTCTTCTATCACCATTGAAGAAGAAAAAGAATTACTGACTAAATATATTCACCTGGAACAAAGAAGATTTACAGAAGCCTTTGAGTTCTCCATTACCATCGACCCCGAAATAGATACTCTGAATACTCATATTCCTACTCTTATTATTCAGCCTTTTGTAGAAAATGCCATTAAACATGGATTGAGCGGAATGAGTAATAATGGGAAACTACTCATTGAATTTATCCGTCAGGATAGTTTTATATGTTGTGTGATAACTGACAATGGTATTGGCCGTGAAAAGGCAAAGAAAAAACAACTAAGTATGAACAATAACGAAGACTCAACGGGCATCAGGTATATTGAGGACAGATTAAAATTACTGGCGCAGGACAAAAACATCCGACCTGTAGAAATCGTTGACTTGTATGAAGACGAGATAGCTTTGGGAACGAGAGTAAAATTATTAATTCCAATTTTATGA
- a CDS encoding MBL fold metallo-hydrolase, with protein MKLRTKRKMIILIAILLSLSTGGYLFLEQKQFGQLPTGARLERIKKSPNYKDGSFKNLSVTPDLAPDASYWKIMKMYFNKPKNTEPPHSLPFVKTDLKNLDTSQTQIIWFGHSSYFIKTKGLTILVDPVFSGNASPVSFFGKNYAGSNEYKISDFPAIDIVLITHDHYDHLDYKTILELKNKAKMFYTSLGVGEHLNLWGIGNERIVEFDWWEEINFSSDIKFIATPARHFSGRKFKRNQSLWASYILQTPSEKIFLGGDSGFDTHFKQIGEKYGPFDLVLLECGQYNKMWPYIHMQPEEVVQAAQDLKAKVLMPVHWSKFTLALHPWNESIKRVTAKAKEMQVKTTTPLIGQLIKLNENLPDSIWWEF; from the coding sequence ATGAAATTAAGAACAAAAAGAAAAATGATAATACTAATAGCTATTTTACTAAGTTTAAGTACCGGAGGGTACTTGTTTTTAGAGCAAAAACAGTTTGGCCAATTACCGACCGGTGCCCGGTTAGAAAGAATTAAAAAATCGCCCAACTACAAAGATGGTTCATTTAAAAATTTAAGTGTTACACCCGACTTAGCTCCCGATGCTTCGTATTGGAAAATAATGAAAATGTATTTTAACAAACCAAAAAATACAGAGCCACCCCATTCATTGCCCTTTGTAAAAACCGATTTAAAAAACTTAGATACCAGCCAAACACAAATTATATGGTTTGGCCATTCATCGTATTTTATTAAAACCAAAGGACTAACTATATTGGTCGACCCCGTTTTTAGTGGCAATGCATCACCCGTTAGCTTTTTTGGTAAAAATTATGCTGGTAGCAATGAGTATAAAATTAGCGATTTCCCTGCTATTGATATTGTGCTCATAACCCACGACCATTACGACCATTTAGATTACAAAACAATACTAGAGTTAAAGAACAAAGCCAAAATGTTTTATACCTCATTAGGTGTTGGCGAGCACTTAAATTTATGGGGTATAGGTAATGAACGTATTGTTGAATTTGACTGGTGGGAAGAAATAAACTTTAGCAGCGATATTAAGTTTATAGCTACTCCCGCTCGCCACTTCTCAGGACGCAAATTTAAACGCAACCAAAGCCTATGGGCATCGTATATTTTACAAACTCCAAGCGAAAAAATATTTTTAGGAGGCGATAGCGGTTTTGATACACACTTTAAACAAATAGGTGAAAAATACGGACCATTTGATTTGGTATTATTGGAATGTGGCCAATACAATAAAATGTGGCCTTACATACATATGCAACCAGAAGAAGTAGTACAAGCAGCACAGGATTTAAAAGCCAAAGTTTTAATGCCTGTACATTGGAGTAAATTTACTTTAGCACTGCATCCCTGGAACGAATCCATAAAAAGAGTAACAGCCAAAGCAAAAGAAATGCAGGTAAAAACAACCACCCCATTGATAGGGCAACTAATTAAACTAAATGAAAATTTGCCCGATAGTATTTGGTGGGAATTTTAA
- a CDS encoding TetR/AcrR family transcriptional regulator — translation MSKAEKTKAFIIEKAAYTFNKKGYAGTSLNDLMEVTGLTKGALYGHFANKEAIAIEAYLYNVKELEKKLSNDISKQVLAKDKLIAFIDFYRFNWKTIFEWGGCPMLNAAIEADDNLPFLKKYIATSIKIWVKIIVRVIDSGKESKAFKQTINTQDYAYTIATLVEGGIMMAKINNNKDLLVLALDRAVKIIEEEMVP, via the coding sequence ATGTCGAAAGCGGAAAAAACAAAAGCGTTTATTATTGAAAAAGCAGCATATACTTTTAACAAAAAAGGTTATGCGGGTACTTCGTTAAACGATTTAATGGAAGTAACCGGTTTAACCAAAGGCGCTTTGTACGGACATTTTGCAAACAAAGAAGCTATTGCCATTGAAGCGTATTTGTACAATGTAAAGGAATTGGAAAAAAAACTTTCCAACGATATTAGTAAGCAGGTATTGGCAAAGGATAAACTAATAGCCTTTATTGATTTTTACCGTTTTAATTGGAAAACGATATTTGAATGGGGTGGATGCCCCATGTTGAATGCTGCTATTGAAGCGGATGATAACTTGCCTTTTTTAAAAAAATACATTGCTACCAGTATTAAAATATGGGTTAAAATAATTGTCAGGGTTATTGATTCGGGTAAAGAAAGCAAAGCTTTTAAACAGACCATTAATACGCAGGATTATGCTTATACCATTGCTACTTTGGTAGAAGGTGGTATTATGATGGCTAAAATAAATAACAATAAAGATTTATTGGTATTGGCTTTGGATAGGGCTGTTAAAATTATAGAGGAAGAAATGGTGCCATAA
- a CDS encoding thiolase family protein: MKEVYIIDYQRTLVGKYGGILGSIRPDDLAAFVIAALLNRNGYLDVGNIDDVILGCANQAGEDNRNIARFAALLAGLPVEVPGVTVNRLCASGMQSVMDGFTRIKAGLADVIIAGGVESMSRAPYVMAKSNKAFERGLELADTTLGSRFVNKQLAEMYYPYAMGETAEIIADRWQISRVEQDAFAYASHMKYMKAFEEDKFKGEIMSLPSLAIDDSKPLDQGVRADTSIEKLAQLKPAFKEHGSVTAGNASSLNDGAAAMLLVSGEVVERYGLKPLAKIVSSSVVGVHPDIMGTGPVPATQKILKQTGLTIADIDLMEINEAYAVQVIYSMNELKIAPDKVNVNGGALAIGHPLGMSGTRITGHLALELKRTNKQYGIATMCVGVGQGTALLIENII, encoded by the coding sequence ATGAAAGAAGTATATATTATAGATTACCAAAGAACACTTGTTGGAAAATATGGTGGCATACTAGGTAGTATCAGACCCGATGATTTGGCGGCATTTGTTATTGCAGCATTGTTGAACAGAAATGGGTATTTGGATGTGGGCAATATTGATGATGTTATATTGGGTTGTGCTAACCAAGCAGGTGAGGATAACCGCAACATAGCAAGATTTGCTGCGCTACTAGCCGGCTTACCCGTTGAAGTGCCGGGTGTTACTGTTAATAGATTATGTGCATCAGGCATGCAGTCTGTAATGGATGGTTTTACGCGTATTAAAGCAGGATTGGCTGATGTTATTATAGCGGGAGGTGTAGAGAGTATGAGCAGGGCTCCTTATGTAATGGCTAAATCGAATAAAGCTTTTGAACGCGGTTTGGAATTGGCTGATACTACTTTGGGCTCAAGGTTTGTGAATAAACAATTGGCTGAAATGTATTATCCGTATGCCATGGGTGAAACGGCTGAAATTATTGCTGACCGATGGCAAATAAGCCGCGTTGAACAAGATGCTTTTGCTTACGCTTCACACATGAAATATATGAAAGCTTTTGAGGAGGATAAATTTAAAGGAGAAATAATGTCGTTGCCTTCATTGGCTATTGATGATTCAAAACCATTAGATCAAGGGGTGAGGGCTGATACTTCAATAGAAAAACTAGCACAACTTAAACCTGCATTTAAAGAGCATGGTTCGGTGACGGCTGGTAATGCATCGAGTTTAAATGATGGTGCTGCTGCTATGTTACTGGTATCGGGTGAGGTGGTGGAAAGGTATGGTTTAAAGCCTTTGGCTAAAATAGTTTCTTCATCGGTTGTAGGCGTTCACCCTGATATAATGGGAACTGGTCCTGTACCGGCTACGCAAAAAATTTTAAAGCAAACGGGATTAACTATAGCCGATATTGATTTGATGGAAATTAATGAGGCTTATGCGGTACAGGTAATTTACTCCATGAATGAATTAAAGATAGCACCAGATAAGGTAAATGTAAATGGAGGTGCTTTGGCTATTGGGCATCCTTTGGGTATGTCGGGCACACGTATAACGGGGCATTTGGCTTTGGAGTTGAAAAGAACCAATAAACAATATGGTATTGCTACAATGTGTGTGGGTGTAGGGCAGGGTACTGCGTTATTAATTGAAAATATAATTTAA
- a CDS encoding acetyl-CoA C-acyltransferase, which yields MKEVFIVSAKRTPIGGFLGSLSHLSATELGAIAIENTYKAIGMEADLIDSVYMGNVLSAGVGQSPARQAAMFAKIPDSKDATTINKVCASGMKATMIGAQQIQLGLENIVVTGGMESMSNVPHYANIRKGLKLGDMNLVDGMVKDGLWDVYHNFHMGNAAEIGIRKFGFTRAALDEYAIQSYEKAAWATEHKKFTGEIIPIEVMQKKGTATIDRDEDIDKIILDKVATLKPTFEKEGMLTAANSSNLNDGASTLLLASKEVVEKYGLKPLAKIIAYADAAQAPEWFTTTPAIAIPKALQLANLSIADIDLFEINEAYASVVLSMQQILSLDLNKVNVYGGAVALGHPIGASGARIITTLISALKQEGGKYGVAAICNGGGGASAIVIENV from the coding sequence ATGAAGGAAGTATTTATTGTATCGGCTAAACGAACTCCTATTGGCGGTTTTTTAGGCAGTTTATCTCATTTATCGGCTACTGAATTGGGAGCCATTGCTATTGAAAATACGTATAAGGCAATTGGTATGGAGGCTGATTTAATTGACAGTGTTTATATGGGCAATGTGTTAAGCGCTGGTGTGGGTCAGTCGCCAGCTAGGCAAGCAGCTATGTTTGCCAAAATACCTGATAGCAAAGATGCCACTACCATTAATAAGGTGTGTGCTTCGGGTATGAAAGCTACCATGATTGGTGCGCAACAAATTCAATTGGGTTTGGAAAATATAGTGGTTACGGGTGGTATGGAGAGCATGAGTAATGTGCCACATTATGCCAATATAAGAAAAGGGTTAAAGCTGGGCGATATGAATTTGGTGGATGGTATGGTGAAGGATGGCTTGTGGGATGTGTACCATAATTTCCATATGGGTAATGCGGCTGAAATTGGCATACGTAAGTTTGGTTTTACTAGGGCTGCTCTTGATGAATATGCTATTCAATCGTATGAAAAAGCAGCTTGGGCTACAGAGCATAAAAAGTTTACCGGTGAAATAATACCAATTGAAGTAATGCAAAAAAAAGGTACTGCTACCATTGACCGTGATGAGGATATTGATAAAATAATTTTGGATAAGGTGGCTACTTTAAAACCAACTTTTGAAAAGGAGGGTATGCTTACGGCTGCTAATTCAAGTAATTTAAATGATGGTGCAAGTACTTTGTTACTGGCATCGAAAGAGGTTGTTGAAAAATATGGATTAAAACCTTTGGCTAAAATTATAGCTTATGCTGATGCGGCTCAGGCCCCGGAATGGTTTACTACTACACCAGCCATTGCTATTCCAAAAGCTTTGCAACTGGCTAATTTAAGCATAGCAGATATTGATTTGTTTGAAATTAATGAAGCTTATGCATCGGTGGTACTTTCTATGCAACAAATTTTATCGTTGGATTTAAACAAGGTAAATGTGTATGGAGGTGCAGTGGCTTTGGGTCATCCTATTGGTGCATCGGGTGCCAGGATTATAACTACGCTTATATCTGCTTTGAAACAGGAAGGTGGAAAGTATGGTGTTGCTGCTATTTGTAATGGCGGGGGTGGTGCTTCGGCTATTGTTATTGAAAATGTATAA
- a CDS encoding DsbA family oxidoreductase, producing the protein MKVEIWSDVMCPFCYIGKRRFENALAQFEHKDEVVVEWKSYQLDPTLKTNPNKNTVEHLAQTKGWDMEYTRKTTEHVTNMAANEGLQYHFEKAVVANSFNAHRLTHLAKTHNKQNECEEALFAAHFTQGKNIDDIETLVAIGEYIGIAADISTAMLKSTQFKSEVQDDIYQAMQIGIKGVPFFVFDYKYAISGAQETETFLAALYKAKQQ; encoded by the coding sequence ATGAAAGTTGAAATTTGGAGCGATGTAATGTGTCCTTTTTGTTATATAGGTAAACGCAGGTTTGAAAATGCACTGGCACAATTTGAACATAAAGACGAAGTTGTAGTAGAATGGAAAAGCTATCAGCTAGACCCTACACTAAAAACCAACCCCAATAAAAACACCGTTGAACATTTGGCGCAAACCAAAGGCTGGGATATGGAATATACACGTAAAACAACAGAGCATGTTACCAATATGGCAGCCAACGAAGGACTACAATACCATTTTGAAAAAGCAGTTGTAGCCAACTCATTCAATGCACATAGATTAACACATCTGGCAAAAACACACAATAAGCAAAATGAGTGCGAAGAAGCATTGTTTGCAGCGCACTTTACCCAAGGTAAAAACATAGACGATATAGAAACACTCGTAGCCATAGGCGAATACATTGGCATAGCGGCAGATATAAGCACAGCTATGTTAAAATCAACACAGTTTAAATCAGAAGTACAGGACGATATTTATCAGGCCATGCAAATAGGTATAAAAGGTGTTCCCTTTTTTGTGTTCGACTATAAATATGCTATTTCAGGCGCACAGGAAACAGAAACCTTTTTGGCAGCCTTGTATAAAGCAAAACAGCAATAA
- a CDS encoding DUF4249 family protein: MHKIIIILISLVLILCSCQPEPITIDIPQAPPKMVISSQLVPNENTLLVAVSKNFSALKKGAPTYDSNGVNFDTTLLLTNSVVILQSNNTIDTLREFSPGLYISKPLDEFTLQNYTLFASNQPTGLTAWSSTSHMADIVFDTIYPIISSYDDKGNINVHYQFTDIPNQENWYLINYITGNKKDTTKNKIDVDYIASRMLNQSNNFDLLTEKDFVAGKYITDKRLSRVKLGDTIGVAISNISKGYYDFLTVQKKASQLVNQIRAEVINFPTNVQGGYGFFTIHRPDIHLMELKN; the protein is encoded by the coding sequence ATGCATAAAATAATTATTATACTCATCAGTCTCGTGCTCATACTTTGTTCATGTCAGCCCGAACCAATTACCATTGATATACCACAGGCACCACCAAAAATGGTTATCAGTTCACAACTTGTACCAAACGAAAACACATTACTCGTAGCAGTGAGTAAAAATTTTAGTGCCCTCAAAAAAGGAGCGCCTACATACGATAGCAATGGTGTAAATTTTGATACCACTTTATTATTAACCAATTCAGTGGTAATACTACAATCAAACAATACCATCGATACCCTAAGAGAATTTTCACCTGGTTTGTATATAAGTAAACCATTAGATGAATTTACCCTGCAAAATTATACCCTGTTTGCTTCAAACCAGCCAACAGGCTTAACAGCGTGGTCAAGCACTAGCCACATGGCCGATATAGTATTCGATACCATTTACCCCATTATAAGCAGTTATGATGACAAAGGAAACATAAATGTGCATTACCAGTTTACCGATATACCCAATCAGGAAAATTGGTATTTGATAAACTACATTACTGGTAATAAAAAAGATACTACCAAAAACAAAATAGATGTAGATTATATAGCCAGTCGCATGCTAAACCAATCGAACAATTTTGATTTACTGACCGAAAAAGATTTTGTAGCAGGCAAATACATAACAGATAAAAGATTAAGCCGAGTAAAATTAGGTGATACCATTGGTGTAGCCATTTCAAATATTAGCAAAGGCTATTACGATTTTTTAACCGTACAGAAAAAAGCATCGCAACTGGTCAATCAAATACGGGCAGAAGTAATTAATTTCCCTACCAATGTGCAGGGTGGTTATGGTTTTTTCACCATTCACAGGCCCGATATACATTTAATGGAACTTAAAAACTAA